The genomic segment GCAGGACAAAAATAACAAGCGCTGCATAGGTACCGAATCTCTGAGATTTGGGAGAAACAAGTATTCCCCAATGGACACAGAACGACCAAAGTCCATTTGAGAAATGGAACACAGCACTCAAAATGCCGATAATATAAAACACGATAATACCTGTATTACCCAGAACATTTGCCATTAAGTCAAAATTAAGCGGCGTGCCTAAAGCCATGGCGACCCGCGTCTCCCAGACATGCCATGCGATAAAGATGACCAGAAATAAACCCGATAATCTTTGCAGCAGGAACATCCAGTTTCTTAAAAACCCGAAGTTTCTGACATTGCTTTTTGCGGTAAAAGCAATATAGATGCCGTAAATAGCATGGAACAGAATCGGCAGATAAATCAGCACGATCTCCATAAACAGCAGGTACGGCAAACTCTCCATAAACGCCGCGGCATTGTTGAACGCACCAGGCCCCTTTGTTGCCTGATAATTGACAGTCAGATGCACAACCAGAAATAACCCGACAGGAACCACGCCAAGCAGAGAATGCCAACGGTGTCTGGCATACTCATGATCAGCCAAAGCCATGTTTCCTCTCCCCCTCCAAGTGAATTGTTAC from the Sporolactobacillus sp. Y61 genome contains:
- a CDS encoding succinate dehydrogenase cytochrome b558 subunit; protein product: MALADHEYARHRWHSLLGVVPVGLFLVVHLTVNYQATKGPGAFNNAAAFMESLPYLLFMEIVLIYLPILFHAIYGIYIAFTAKSNVRNFGFLRNWMFLLQRLSGLFLVIFIAWHVWETRVAMALGTPLNFDLMANVLGNTGIIVFYIIGILSAVFHFSNGLWSFCVHWGILVSPKSQRFGTYAALVIFVLLGYVGVRALFAFI